From Panicum hallii strain FIL2 chromosome 2, PHallii_v3.1, whole genome shotgun sequence, a single genomic window includes:
- the LOC112882721 gene encoding arabinogalactan protein 1-like — translation MAGLKVLRLLAVAVAAMALASPVVPVVSGQQVAGPLSCTTSLVSSFAPCLNFIINSTASPTADCCRSLGALMKASSGCACLILTGSVPLGVPVNRTMAVTLPRACNNASVPLQCQDATTSAQTPAPGPVADAPAPSSLAPLPPVTTPVSTPEAEAPAPTTATPVLEPTATPPVSQGQTRPTVVPSAAWRRASGHVWPAVVLLLAGAGVAMV, via the exons ATGGCGGGCCTGAAAGTGCTGAGGCTGCTCGCCGTGGCCGTGGCAGCGATGGCGCTGGCCTCGCCGGTGGTGCCGGTGGTGTCCGGGCAGCAGGTCGCCGGGCCGCTGTCGTGCACGACGTCGCTGGTCTCCAGCTTCGCGCCGTGCCTCAACTTCATCATCAACAGCACGGCCTCCCCGACGGCCGACTGCTGCCGCTCCCTGGGGGCGCTGATGAAGGCGAGCAGCGGCTGCGCCTGCCTCATCCTCACCGGCAGCGTGCCGCTCGGCGTGCCCGTCAACCGGACCATGGCCGTCACGCTGCCCAGGGCCTGCAACAACGCCTCCGTGCCGCTGCAGTGCCAAG ACGCGACGACGTCGGCTCAGACCCCGGCTCCGGGTCCGGTGGCGGACGCGCCTGCTCCCTCCTCCTTGGCCCCGCTGC CGCCCGTGACGACCCCGGTGTCGACGCCGGAGGCTGAAGCGCCGGCGCCGACGACGGCGACGCCTGTGTTGGAGCCCACGGCCACGCCGCCGGTCAGCCAGGGGCAGACGAGGCCGACGGTTGTGCCCAGCGCTGCCTGGAGGAGGGCGAGCGGCCACGTGTGGCCTGCCGTTGTGCTGCTGCTCGCAGGAGCTGGAGTCGCCATGGTGTGA
- the LOC112880104 gene encoding potassium channel AKT3-like yields MTLICGPWGCGGGGGGSSALADATSGRHGATARALLPSLGARSGGRRPRLRRFIVSPYDPRYRLWEHSLIVLVLYSAWVAPFEFGFVPEPAGALAAADDAVNAAFAVDIVLTFFVAYTDRRTFLLQDDPRRIAWRYATTWLALDVASTMPTELTRRILPPQARSYNFFGMLRLWRLHRVGTLFAELEKDRKFSYFWVRCTKLICVTLFAVHCAGCFYYLLADRYPDPLHTWLSASIPDFHGASIWRLYAASMYWSITTLTTVGYGDMHAVNTGEMVFTTLYMLFNLGLTAYLIGNMTNLVVHGTSRTRTYRDTIKAATGFAVRHQLPARLQQQMVSHLSLKFRTDSEGLQQQETLDALPKAIRSSISHHLFFALVQRVYLFQGVSNDLIFQLVSEMNSEYFAPREDFILQNEAPSDFYILVTGSVELIELQSGAEQLVGTARAGDVVGEIGVLCYRPQLFTARTRSLSQLLRMERTAFLRIVQANVGDGVIIINNLIQYLKEKKESGAVAGVAEEIEYMMARGQLELPVTLCYAATKGDDFLLHQLLKRGVDPNESDNYWHTALHVAASSGHEQCVRLLLEHGADPNARDAQGRVPLWEALSRRHHAAARLLADAGADLSSGDAALYARAAVEADDAALLEDAARHGVDVTAACWDDGATALHRAVLQGNAGMVRALLERGADPDREDGAGRTPRAMADELGHGDVQELLSGWRQEVAEGPEQQGPATDHGGRLEAQKVARFQSAPPARVPQCDNAGSSPSPLLSRQSPPRRMVSLRNSLFGVLSSSHVNRHGGGGGGGSLSRHERHTHSSSRVRVTIYCPEQGSSARKLVFMPETVTQLLEQGGSTFGFAPTRAVTTDGAEVDDPRLVRDGDCLLLVTDQWVPDIGIMGHG; encoded by the exons atgaCGCTGATCTGCGGGCCatggggctgcggcggcggcggcggcggcagctctgCCCTCGCGGACGCGACGAGCGGCCGGCACGGCGCCACGGCCCGCGCGCTCCTCCCGTCGCTGGGCGcgcgcagcggcgggcggcggccgcggctccGGCGGTTCATCGTGTCCCCCTACGACCCGCGGTACCGGCTGTGGGAGCACTCCCTCATCGTGCTGGTGCTCTACTCCGCGTGGGTTGCGCCCTTCGAGTTCGGCTTCGTCCCGGAGCCCGCcggcgcgctcgccgccgccgacgacgcCGTGAACGCCGCGTTTGCCGTCGACATCGTGCTCACCTTCTTCGTCGCGTACACGGACCGCCGCACCTTCCTGCTCCAGGACGACCCCCGCCGGATCGCCTGGCGGTACGCCACCACCTGGCTCGCCCTCGACGTCGCCTCCACCATGCCCACCGAGCTCACCCGCCGGATCCTCCCGCCGCAGGCCAGGTCCTACAACTTCTTCGGCATGCTCCGACTCTGGCGCCTCCACCGCGTCGGCACGCTCTTCGCCGA GCTGGAGAAGGACAGGAAGTTCAGCTACTTCTGGGTTCGATGCACGAAGCTCATCTGC GTGACGCTGTTCGCCGTCCACTGCGCGGGGTGCTTCTACTACCTCTTGGCGGACCGGTACCCGGACCCGTTGCACACGTGGCTGAGCGCCTCCATCCCGGACTTCCACGGCGCGAGCATCTGGCGGCTCTACGCGGCGTCCATGTACTGGTCCATCACCACGCTCACCACCGTCGGCTACGGCGACATGCACGCCGTCAACACCGGCGAGATGGTGTTCACCACCCTCTACATGCTCTTCAACCTCGGCCTCACCGCCTACCTCATCGGCAACATGACCAACCTCGTCGTCCACGGCACCAGCCGCACCAGGACGTACCGGGACACCATCAAGGCCGCCACCGGCTTCGCCGTGCGCCACCAGCTGCCGGCGAGGCTGCAGCAGCAGATGGTGTCGCACCTCAGCCTCAAGTTCAGGACCGACTCCGAGGGGCTCCAGCAGCAGGAGACGCTCGACGCGCTGCCCAAGGCCATCCGCTCCAGCATCTCGCACCACCTCTTCTTCGCCCTCGTCCAGAGAGTCTACCTCTTCCAGGGCGTCTCCAATGACCTCATTTTCCAGCTG GTCTCTGAGATGAACTCCGAGTACTTCGCGCCGAGGGAGGACTTCATCCTGCAGAACGAGGCGCCGTCGGATTTCTACATTCTAGTCACTGGTAGTGTG GAGCTGATAGAGCTGCAGAGCGGTGCAGAGCAG CTGGTTGGCACGGCCAGGGCGGGCGATGTCGTCGGCGAGATCGGGGTCCTGTGCTACAGGCCCCAGCTGTTCACGGCAAGAACAAGGTCCCTGAGCCAGCTCCTGCGCATGGAACGGACCGCATTCCTCAGGATTGTCCAGGCCAATGTTGGGGATGGCGTCATAATCATCAACAACCTGATCCAG TACctcaaggagaagaaggagagcGGCGCGGTCGCCGGCGTCGCCGAGGAGATCGAGTACATGATGGCCCGGGGTCAGCTGGAGCTCCCTGTCACGCTCTGCTACGCTGCAACCAAAGGAGATGACTTCCTGTTGCATCAGCTCCTCAAGCGTGGCGTTGATCCGAATGAGTCAGATAACTACTGGCATACAGCACTG CACGTAGCAGCTTCCAGTGGACACGAGCAGTGCGTCAGGCTTCTGCTAGAGCATGGCGCCGACCCTAACGCAAGGGACGCGCAGGGGAGAGTGCCCCTGTGGGAGGCCCTGTCCCGGAGGCACCACGCCGCCGCGCGGCTGCTGGCGGACGCCGGTGCGGACCTGTCCTCGGGCGACGCGGCGCTCTACGCCCGCGCGGCCGTCGAAGCCGACGACGCCGCGCTGCTCGAGGacgccgcgcgccacggcgtggACGTGACGGCGGCGTGCTGGGACGACGGCGCCACCGCGCTCCACCGCGCCGTGCTCCAGGGGAACGCCGGGATGGTCAGGGCCCTGCTCGAGCGCGGCGCCGACCCGGACAGGGAGGACGGCGCCGGCCGGACCCCGAGGGCAATGGCCGACGAGCTCGGCCACGGCGACGTGCAGGAGCTGCTCAGCGGGTGGCGGCAGGAGGTGGCCGAGGGTCCGGAGCAGCAGGGCCCGGCGACGGATCACGGCGGAAGGCTTGAGGCTCAGAAGGTCGCGAGGTTCCAGAGCGCGCCCCCGGCGAGGGTCCCGCAGTGCGACAACGCCggctcgtcgccgtcgccgctgctGTCGAGGCAGAGCCCTCCCAGGCGGATGGTCAGCCTGCGGAACTCCCTCTTCGGCGTCCTCTCATCGTCGCACGTGAaccggcacggcggcggcggcggcggcggcagtctCAGCCGCCACGAGAGGCACACGCACAGCAGCTCGCGTGTCAGGGTGACCATCTACTGCCCCGAGCAGGGTAGCAGCGCAAGGAAGCTGGTGTTCATGCCGGAGACGGTGACGCAGCTCCTGGAGCAAGGCGGGAGCACGTTCGGGTTCGCTCCGACGAGGGCGGTGACGACTGACGGCGCCGAGGTGGACGACCCGAGGCTCGTCAGGGACGGCGATTGTCTCCTCCTAGTCACCGACCAATGGGTGCCTGACATTGGCATCATGGGACATGGGTAG
- the LOC112880354 gene encoding putative disease resistance protein RGA4 isoform X1, whose translation MAEVLATIMVVEPLVSMVKGKASNYLLDQYKVMEGMEEQHRLLKRKLPAILDVITDAQEQAAATDAEEREGAKVWLKDVRKVAYQANDVLDEFNYEALRCKAEKEGHNLGIDVIKLFPTHNRIVFRHRMANKLRVILKEIDVLVAEMPAIRFKFKPRQPEPTNYLRYYNSDIVDPGNIAKESRAREKKDVVDRLLAQASSSDLTVLPIVGMGGLGKTTLAQLIYNDPEIKKHFQLRLWVCVSDNFEVDSLADRILKENGCKLTGCSALEELQNAVSGKRYLLVLDDVWNRDEHKWERLKSYLQHGGSGSSVLTTTRDEAVAKLMMGKTEGAYKLESLGAYFIEKIIKTRAFSSKEEEWPGELVKMVRQVAKRCAGSPLAATALGSVLRTKTSKQEWDAVLNRRTICDEENGILPVLKLSYNCLPSYMRQCFAFCAMFPKDYEIDVQSLIHLWMANGFIPEQPGVCPETIGEKIFNELKSRSFYQDLKSVPFEQKKNISGRIKYMYCSKITCKIHDLMHDVAMDSMGKECANIGKKLSKFEDFPYSARHLYLSVRQPENLLNASVEKGSPAFQTLICDGYVKEDLKILSKYNSIRALKIKRGSFLRPKYLHHLRYLDLSKSDIEALPEDISILYHLQTLDLSYCGDLQRLPKELKYLTSLRHLYTHGCRKLKSMPGGLGHLTSLQTLTCFVAGTDYGCSNVRELQDLDLGGRLELRQLENVTGANGAQAAGLGNKKKLTELELRWTDGDQEAQNNNHEEVVEGLKPHDGLKVLRIYSCGSSTFPTWMDMLNGMVELKLSGCKKLEKLPALWQLPALEFLHLKGLESLHCLCSGATTAVTFQKLKALTLVEMPKFEAWLDTDVVQGGLIFPEVEKLEIDACGSLTALPKAASVITESSGGVDTKCRSAFPALRIMKLFSLNMFDRWEAVEGTPGDGVTFPRLVELGIFSCASLSALPKGGSLLVEQSFGGAETVCRRSAFPALRKLHFLNLSSLEKWGAADGTPGEEVTFPMLVDMTIDKCPKLTYLPEAPKLSELAIQGEGQQISLQAASRCIPSLSSLRLDVSPDDTETTLLHVKQKWDHELPLAAMRLTRCDLLFSSHPDALALWTCFARLVDLTILNCDALVYWPENVFQVLVSLRRLSIWSCSKLTGHTQASDRQSAPERGGLPPRLESLQISGCTSLVEVPNLPASLKILRIGWCGDNIRSIIFGQHEYTELYSGSEATASTAVLKLSSADNHRSLPCLESLSIQSCDRLSEVANLPPSIKTLDIFGCGNLQSLLGKLDVVQKLNITSCRRLESLESCVGELRSLEELRLLHCRSLVSLPDGPQAYSSLRVLQIQDCDGIKLLPRSLRSRLDCLEEKHLDARYEETTWKRAIRTLACSK comes from the exons ATGGCTGAGGTACTGGCCACCATCATGGTGGTCGAGCCGCTGGTGTCCATGGTGAAGGGGAAGGCCTCCAACTACCTCCTGGACCAGTACAAGGTGATGGAGGGCATGGAGGAGCAACACAGGCTCCTCAAGCGCAAGCTGCCGGCCATCCTGGACGTCATCACCGACGCCCAGGagcaggcagcagccaccgacGCCGAGGAGAGAGAAGGGGCGAAAGTTTGGCTAAAGGATGTTCGGAAGGTTGCCTACCAGGCGAATGATGTCCTCGACGAGTTCAACTACGAGGCGCTGCGCTGCAAAGCCGAGAAGGAGGGCCACAACCTCGGCATCGATGTAATAAAGCTCTTCCCTACTCACAACCGTATTGTTTTCCGTCACAGGATGGCAAACAAGCTCCGCGTGATCTTGAAAGAAATTGATGTCCTCGTCGCCGAGATGCCTGCAATTAGGTTCAAATTCAAACCAAGGCAGCCAGAGCCCACAAATTACTTAAGGTATTATAATTCTGATATCGTCGACCCTGGGAACATTGCCAAAGAATCAAGAGCCCGAGAGAAGAAGGATGTTGTTGATAGATTACTTGCTCAAGCTAGCAGCTCGGATCTcacggtccttcccatcgtcGGAATGGGAGGGTTGGGCAAGACCACCTTAGCGCAGCTCATTTACAATGACCCTGAAATCAAGAAGCATTTCCAGTTGCGGCTTTGGGTGTGTGTCTCTGATAACTTTGAGGTGGATTCCTTGGCTGATAGAATACTGAAAGAGAATGGTTGTAAACTAACTGGTTGCTCAGCATTGGAGGAGCTTCAAAATGCAGTGAGTGGGAAGAGGTACCTACTCGTATTGGATGATGTATGGAACCGTGATGAGCACAAGTGGGAAAGGCTTAAGTCCTACCTCCAGCATGGTGGCAGCGGTAGCTCAGTGCTGACAACAACTCGTGATGAAGCAGTTGCTAAACTAATGATGGGTAAAACTGAAGGAGCCTATAAACTTGAAAGCTTGGGTGCATACTTCATAGAGAAAATTATCAAGACACGAGCATTCAGTTCAAAAGAAGAGGAGTGGCCTGGTGAACTAGTTAAAATGGTCAGACAAGTTGCCAAGAGATGTGCTGGCTCTCCTTTGGCTGCTACAGCTTTGGGCTCTGTACTGCGTACCAAGACCAGCAAGCAAGAATGGGATGCTGTACTAAATAGAAGAACAATTTGTGATGAGGAAAATGGAATTTTACCAGTACTTAAATTGAGTTACAattgcttgccatcatatatGCGGCAATGCTTTGCTTTCTGTGCTATGTTTCCCAAGGATTATGAGATTGATGTGCAAAGTCTAATCCACCTATGGATGGCCAATGGTTTTATCCCAGAGCAACCAGGAGTGTGTCCTGAAACCATTGGAGAAAAAATTTTCAATGAGCTGAAGTCGAGGTCATTttatcaggatttgaagagtGTCCCATttgaacaaaaaaaaaatatttcTGGACGGATCAAGTATATGTATTGTTCTAAAATTACTTGTAAGATCCATGACCTTATGCATGATGTTGCAATGGATTCTATGGGAAAAGAATGTGCTAATATAGGTAAAAAACTGAGTAAATTTGAGGATTTTCCATATTCTGCTCGTCATTTGTATTTATCAGTGCGTCAACCAGAAAATCTTCTGAATGCTTCCGTAGAGAAAGGATCTCCAGCTTTCCAAACATTGATATGTGATGGATATGTAAAAGAAGATTTGAAGATCTTATCAAAATACAACTCTATCAGAGCTTTAAAGATCAAACGAGGTTCATTCCTAAGGCCGAAATATCTTCATCACCTGAGGTATCTTGATCTCTCAAAAAGTGACATTGAAGCACTCCCTGAAGACATTAGCATCCTATATCATCTGCAAACACTGGACCTTTCTTATTGTGGTGATCTTCAGCGACTTCCAAAGGAACTGAAGTATTTGACTTCCCTCCGTCACCTCTATACTCACGGATGTAGAAAGTTGAAAAGCATGCCCGGAGGGCTCGGACACCTCACTTCCCTACAGACACTTACATGCTTCGTAGCAGGTACCGACTACGGTTGCAGTAATGTGAGAGAGCTGCAGGATTTGGACCTCGGTGGTAGACTAGAGCTAAGACAGCTCGAAAATGTCACAGGAGCAAATGGTGCGCAAGCGGCAGGTCTTGGAAACAAGAAAAAATTGACTGAACTGGAGTTAAGATGGACTGATGGTGATCAGGAAGCACAAAATAATAATCACGAAGAGGTGGTGGAAGGTCTCAAACCTCATGATGGGCTGAAGGTCCTGAGGATATATTCCTGTGGGAGCAGTACTTTTCCAACGTGGATGGATATGTTGAATGGCATGGTGGAGCTTAAGTTATCTGGTTGCAAAAAGCTCGAGAAGCTTCCTGCACTCTGGCAGTTACCAGCTCTGGAATTTCTTCACCTAAAAGGATTGGAAAGTTTACATTGTTTGTGCAGCGGCGCTACTACAGCCGTCACATTTCAGAAACTGAAGGCGCTTACCTTGGTTGAGATGCCAAAATTTGAGGCATGGCTGGACACAGATGTGGTACAAGGAGGACTGATATTTCCCGAGGTTGAGAAGCTGGAGATTGATGCGTGTGGAAGTTTGACTGCACTACCAAAAGCTGCATCGGTGATTACGGAATCGTCTGGCGGAGTTGACACTAAGTGCCGCTCCGCATTTCCAGCATTGAGGATCATGAAGTTATTTTCTTTGAATATGTTTGACAGATGGGAGGCAGTCGAAGGAACTCCAGGAGATGGGGTAACATTTCCTCGGCTCGTGGAACTGGGCATCTTTTCTTGTGCAAGCCTGAGTGCACTACCAAAAGGAGGGTCATTATTGGTTGAACAATCATTTGGCGGAGCTGAAACTGTATGCCGCCGCTCTGCATTTCCAGCACTGAGGAAGCTACACTTTTTAAATCTGTCGTCTCTTGAGAAATGGGGGGCAGCCGATGGAACTCCAGGAGAAGAGGTAACATTTCCTATGCTGGTGGACATGACAATTGATAAATGCCCAAAGTTGACTTATCTACCTGAAGCACCAAAGCTAAGTGAATTAGCCATACAAGGAGAAGGTCAACAAATATCCCTGCAGGCAGCTAGCAGATGCATTCCTTCGCTGTCCAGTTTGCGTCTGGATGTGTCACCCGATGACACGGAAACAACATTGCTGCATGTCAAGCAGAAATGGGATCATGAACTCCCCCTGGCAGCTATGAGGCTAACTAGGTGCGACCTTTTGTTCTCCTCCCACCCAGATGCACTAGCGTTGTGGACATGTTTTGCACGGCTTGTAGATTTGACAATTTTGAATTGCGACGCTCTTGTCTACTGGCCAGAAAACGTGTTCCAGGTCCTGGTATCCCTAAGGAGGTTATCGATTTGGAGCTGCAGCAAACTGACAGGACACACACAAGCTTCTGACAGGCAATCTGCTCCAGAACGGGGTGGACTCCCGCCACGTCTGGAATCTCTACAGATAAGTGGTTGCACATCTTTGGTGGAGGTCCCCAACCTGCCGGCATCTCTCAAGATATTACGTATTGGTTGGTGCGGTGATAATATCAGGTCCATCATATTCGGTCAGCATGAGTATACAGAGTTGTACAGCGGTAGTGAGGCCACGGCGTCTACAGCTGTACTGAAGCTATCATCAGCAGACAACCATCGCTCCCTTCCATGCCTAGAATCTCTAAGTATACAGAGTTGCGATCGTTTGTCAGAGGTTGCCAATCTTCCTCCGTCTATCAAGACCTTGGACATTTTTGGCTGCGGCAACCTTCAATCCCTATTAGGAAAGCTAGATGTCGTCCAAAAATTAAATATTACCTCATGTAGACGGTTGGAGTCACTGGAATCTTGCGTAGGAGAGCTCCGATCTCTGGAAGAACTCAGGCTTCTTCATTGCAGAAGCCTGGTGTCCTTACCGGATGGGCCTCAAGCATACTCATCTCTTAGAGTTCTTCAGATTCAAGATTGTGATGGTATAAAGTTGCTTCCGCGGAGCCTACGGAGCCGTTTGGATTGCCTCGAGGAGAAGCATCTAGATGCCCGTTACGAAG AAACGACTTGGAAACGTGCAATTAGGACGCTGGCGTGCTCGAAATAG